The following are encoded together in the Amyelois transitella isolate CPQ chromosome 6, ilAmyTran1.1, whole genome shotgun sequence genome:
- the LOC132901847 gene encoding uncharacterized protein LOC132901847 — protein sequence MYLSYKTELKSALKAISPNVSTASSSLKENSDKNKESLVRLPKITIPIFSGKYSEWSSFKDLFKSLIHNNSALDDVQRLHYLKTQWPLSENLSWFYEMSALQEKAPHTSSWKQLTNSSGKVSSQTLLATALVKAESRNGSPLILRALLDQGSQASFISEAAVQLLRLNKVAEKISISGLGGGQSGLTSKYVVKVTIQSLCDPAFRLQVKAHVLQTVTTVLPQRKFTPPRWTELGRISLADPQYNSPNRIDVLLGSEVYCAILKRGLIKSPNDLIIAQDTYLGWVLSGQVDGYDNEKSTCHNIIMSFHIQLEENELIKKFWEIESEPSSNKKILTQEEQDCEDHFKATTCRDETGRYVVELPFRPNVRRDYGDTRSVAVKRLFGLEKRLDKNSTLKNNYSEVIDEYLKLGHMEIVDDESSNMKGKVWLPHHAVVRMDRTTTKTRVVFNAADRSANGLSLNDTLMVGPTLQMELRHLIMRWRSHPICLTADIIKMYRQVNVAAKHTDFQRIVWRSEEGIIRDYRLLTVTFGTSCAPYLVVKEMQQVAVDKGRNFPHAASRVLSDFYMYGLLTDAEDEEKVVKIYKRMNELLNKSGFQLQKWTCNKIGVLGGTETDTEREFKEDDVTKIVGIAWNRRTDEFGYNIKISSDAPAPETKRKVISEICRLYDPLGWIAPCVIIAKIFIQKLWIAGLGWDDKLPEELIQEWSQYRKELPKLELFHIPRWVRKKKSDIKVELHGFSDASNAGYAAVVYIRCVTMENEVYTHLVTAKTKVAPIKQISIPRLELCAAVLVTKLLLEVSETLNINKSDIHAWTDSTIVLAWLSDHPSRWKTFVANRTSEILTLINATQWSYVSTKENPADCASRGMSPSEFLENSLWKNDFQAYGN from the exons ATGTATTTAAGTTATAAAACCGAGTTGAAATCTGCACTGAAAGCCATATCACCGAATGTGTCTACTGCGTCATCGAGTTTGAAAGAGAATTCAGACAAGAATAAAGAATCACTTGTAAGATTACCGAAGATAACTATACCAATTTTCAGTGGCAAGTATTCCGAATGGTCGTCTTTCAAGGATTTGTTTAAGTCACTCATACATAACAACTCTGCACTCGACGACGTTCAGCGACTACATTATCTGAAGACGCAA TGGCCACTCAGCGAAAACCTGTCGTGGTTCTACGAGATGTCGGCTCTGCAAGAGAAAGCACCACACACTTCTTCATGGAAACAACTCACCAACAGTAGCG GAAAGGTTTCAAGCCAAACCTTATTAGCTACAGCCTTGGTAAAGGCTGAGTCAAGAAATGGTTCTCCTCTGATATTAAGAGCTCTGCTGGATCAAGGATCACAAGCATCTTTTATATCGGAAGCAGCCGTACAGTTATTACGGTTGAATAAAGTTGCTGAGAAAATTAGTATTTCAGGATTGGGTGGTGGTCAGAGTGGCTTAACCTCAAAATATGTGGTTAAGGTCACGATTCAGTCACTCTGTGACCCAGCCTTTAGGTTGCAAGTGAAGGCTCACGTCCTTCAAACGGTGACTACAGTGTTACCACAAAGGAAGTTCACTCCACCCAGATGGACTGAACTTGGCCGCATCAGTTTGGCTGATCCGCAGTATAATTCGCCTAATAGAATTGATGTTCTCTTAGGCTCCGAGGTGTATTGCGCTATCCTGAAAAGGGGATTGATTAAAAGTCCTAatgatttgattattgcaCAGGATACTTACCTTGGATGGGTGTTGTCGGGTCAGGTTGACGGCTATGATAATGAAAAATCTACATGTCACAACATTATAATGAGCTTTCATATCCAGTTAGAAGAGAATGAACTGATCAAGAAATTTTGGGAGATCGAATCTGAACCTAGTTCAAACAAAAAGATATTAACTCAAGAAGAACAGGATTGTGAAGATCATTTCAAAGCTACAACTTGCAGAGATGAGACTGGTCGTTATGTGGTGGAGTTGCCGTTTCGTCCAAATGTTCGTCGAGACTACGGTGATACAAGGTCCGTCGCTGTGAAACGTTTGTTTGGTCTAGAAAAGAGATTGGATAAGAATAGCACATTAAAGAACAATTATTCTGAGGTCATAGATGAATATTTGAAACTTGGTCATATGGAGATTGTTGATGATGAGTCATCAAATATGAAAGGTAAGGTATGGTTACCACATCATGCGGTTGTTCGTATGGATagaacaacaacaaaaaccaGAGTGGTTTTTAATGCTGCTGATAGAAGCGCTAATGGATTATCCTTAAATGATACATTAATGGTTGGTCCAACCTTACAAATGGAATTACGCCACTTGATAATGCGTTGGCGTTCTCACCCTATATGTCTCACTGCtgatatcataaaaatgtatCGACAAGTGAACGTAGCTGCAAAACATACCGATTTTCAGCGGATTGTATGGCGATCTGAAGAGGGTATTATACGTGACTATCGTCTTCTGACTGTCACTTTCGGCACTTCATGCGCTCCTTATTTAGTTGTAAAAGAAATGCAACAAGTAGCTGTAGATAAAGGTCGTAATTTCCCGCACGCGGCAAGTAGAGTTTTATCAGATTTCTACATGTACGGTCTTCTCACTGACGCTGAAGATGAAGAAAAAGTGGTtaagatttataaaagaatgaatgaattgcTAAATAAAAGTGGATTTCAATTGCAGAAGTGgacatgtaataaaataggAGTACTAGGTGGTACAGAAACAGATACAGAAAGAGAGTTTAAAGAGGATGATGTTACTAAAATTGTAGGTATTGCTTGGAATCGCCGCACAGATGAGTTTGGTTATAACATCAAGATTTCTTCTGATGCCCCTGCTCCTGAAACAAAACGCAAAGTGATTAGTGAAATCTGTCGACTATATGATCCACTCGGGTGGATAGCTCCGTGCGTTATTATAGCAAAGATCTTCATCCAGAAGCTATGGATTGCTGGACTGGGCTGGGATGATAAATTGCCAGAGGAGCTGATACAAGAGTGGTCACAATATCGCAAGGAATTACCGAAGCTAGAATTATTTCATATTCCGAGATGGGTCCGCAAGAAGAAAAGTGATATCAAAGTGGAGTTACACGGGTTTAGTGACGCTTCTAATGCAGGCTATGCTGCTGTGGTTTATATTCGTTGCGTTACTATGGAAAATGAAGTTTATACTCACCTGGTAACCGCTAAGACGAAAGTAGCACCCATCAAGCAGATATCCATCCCGCGACTTGAGTTGTGCGCTGCTGTTCTAGTTACTAAACTACTTCTGGAAGTATCTGAAACACTGAACATCAATAAGTCAGATATACATGCTTGGACGGACTCTACGATCGTGTTAGCTTGGTTGTCCGACCATCCAAGTCGTTGGAAGACTTTTGTCGCCAACAGGACTTCAGAAATACTTACCTTAATTAATGCTACGCAGTGGTCGTATGTTTCGACAAAGGAAAATCCTGCCGATTGTGCGTCACGTGGTATGTCACCGTCAGAGTTTCTAGAGAACTCGCTGTGGAAGAATG ATTTTCAAGCTTACGGAAACTAA
- the LOC106131174 gene encoding uncharacterized protein LOC106131174, with protein MIWLIFLMGMCMPCWNAEPAACTEDSHCQEGYYCQTNVYFCRQCLRCEDYKRAPPPGTIECVKSVVECGGCLESKSSGNNDCGPKPSFMSPKFGRPESHEMRLPIYAWVLLVLLVVAMIIGGVLLIPFINKMTYTTVSRVECQLPPLGTNDQLESTWSAPPAYNAVVNMPSHIEEEQTFHLKPIETAPPNEAREFADRQATRPYSLPNYVRRPQLSTIPSPDSLSIHNNNTEMENSVDGVVTVRSPLMTTVDDVLQNGAASNLEVCPNGVRSSSQAIDTAASAAPENTHITPPVVVVNNNVHLQSVSLSGANIFMPHSPNSVERR; from the exons ATGATTTG GTTGATATTTCTTATGGGGATGTGCATGCCCTGCTGGAACGCCGAGCCGGCTGCATGTACCGAAGACTCTCATTGTCAGGAGGGTTACTACTGTCAAACGAATGTATACTTCTGCCGACAATGCTTGCGATGTGAAGACTACAAGCGGGCGCCTCCACCCGGGACTATAGAATGCGTGAAATCAGTGGTGGAGTGTGGAGGCTGCCTTGAATC GAAAAGTAGCGGTAATAATGATTGCGGACCTAAACCCAGTTTCATGAGCCCAAAGTTTGGACGTCCAGAGTCTCATGAAATGAGACTGCCTATCTACGCATGGGTCTTACTAGTGCTTCTCGTTGTTGCGATGATTATCGGCGGCGTTCTTCTTATCCCGTTTATCAACAAGATGACTTACA CCACCGTGTCCCGAGTGGAATGTCAACTTCCTCCACTAGGGACAAACGACCAATTGGAGAGCACGTGGAGCGCGCCGCCTGCTTACAACGCGGTTGTCAACATGCCAAGCCATATTGAGGAAG aGCAAACTTTTCACTTGAAACCAATAGAAACTGCGCCCCCGAATGAAGCCCGCGAGTTTGCAGACCGACAGGCCACTCGGCCATACAGCCTCCCGAACTACGTTCGACGGCCGCAGCTGTCCACCAT ACCCTCGCCTGATTCACTTTCTATTCACAATAATAACACGGAGATGGAAAATAG TGTCGACGGAGTAGTCACCGTTCGAAGCCCACTAATGACAACTGTAGATGATGTTTTACAAAATGGTGCTGCATCTAACTTG gAAGTATGTCCAAACGGCGTAAGAAGCAGTTCTCAAGCCATCGATACCGCGGCCTCTGCAGCACCTGAGAACACACATATTACGCCGCCAGTGGTCGTAGTTAACAATAACGTTCATTTACAATCAGTTTCATTATCTGGGGCTAACATTTTTATGCCCCATTCTCCTAATAGTGTAGAGCGACGGTag